Proteins encoded together in one Gemmatimonadota bacterium DH-78 window:
- a CDS encoding uracil-DNA glycosylase family protein gives MDAPPLPRLLADVAACTVCAPHLPHGPRPVVQIDPAARILIAGQAPGRRVHETGVPFDDPSGDRLRDWLGVDRDTFYDPARIAILPMGFCWPGTGPSGDLPPRPECAPHWRARLLEHLPALELTLVIGRWAQDWHLPEAPPTVTATVAGWRDHWPRVLPLPHPSPRNNRWLRRNPWFDAEVLPALRRRVAELIGGTAPDRPPATL, from the coding sequence ATGGACGCCCCTCCCCTCCCTCGGCTCCTCGCGGACGTGGCCGCCTGCACCGTCTGCGCGCCGCACCTTCCGCACGGGCCCCGTCCGGTGGTGCAGATCGATCCGGCGGCGCGGATCCTGATCGCCGGACAGGCGCCGGGCCGCCGCGTGCACGAGACGGGGGTGCCGTTCGACGACCCGAGCGGCGACCGGCTGCGCGACTGGCTCGGAGTGGATCGCGACACCTTCTACGACCCCGCGCGGATCGCCATCCTGCCCATGGGCTTCTGCTGGCCGGGCACGGGCCCGTCGGGCGACCTGCCGCCGCGTCCGGAGTGCGCGCCCCATTGGCGGGCGCGGTTGCTCGAACACCTTCCCGCCCTCGAACTCACCCTGGTGATCGGACGTTGGGCTCAGGACTGGCACCTGCCCGAGGCGCCGCCCACGGTCACGGCCACCGTGGCCGGCTGGCGAGACCACTGGCCACGGGTGCTGCCGCTGCCGCACCCGAGTCCCCGCAACAACCGCTGGCTGCGCCGGAACCCGTGGTTCGACGCCGAGGTGCTCCCGGCGCTGCGCCGGCGCGTGGCCGAGTTGATCGGGGGCACCGCACCTGACCGCCCGCCCGCCACGCTGTAG
- a CDS encoding DUF305 domain-containing protein — protein MNTSSSSENHGHDSSPYPRFLAMIGTSMVVMFGLMYLHSYQLIDHAWFSETRFFMTLIMGGGMILVMLGFMLHMYRDRARNLALVGLALALLGGGIGLVRSQVTVSGVDYMQGMIPHHSIAILTSERARIEDPRVRALADEIIAAQRREIREMEWLIADIRENGVARTEAEAERRRVPDFPDTPQ, from the coding sequence ATGAACACGTCTTCTTCTTCGGAGAACCACGGCCACGACTCGAGCCCCTACCCCCGTTTCCTGGCCATGATCGGCACCTCGATGGTCGTCATGTTCGGGCTCATGTACCTGCATTCCTACCAGCTGATCGACCACGCCTGGTTCAGCGAAACCCGCTTCTTCATGACGCTGATCATGGGCGGGGGCATGATTCTGGTCATGCTGGGATTCATGCTGCACATGTATCGGGACCGCGCGCGCAATCTCGCCCTCGTCGGCCTCGCGCTCGCACTGTTGGGTGGCGGGATCGGCCTCGTTCGATCGCAGGTCACGGTGTCGGGAGTGGACTACATGCAGGGCATGATCCCGCACCATTCCATCGCCATCCTCACCAGCGAGCGAGCGCGCATCGAGGACCCCCGGGTGCGAGCCCTCGCCGACGAGATCATCGCTGCCCAGCGGCGCGAGATTCGCGAGATGGAGTGGCTGATCGCCGATATCCGGGAGAACGGTGTGGCGCGAACCGAAGCGGAGGCCGAGCGTCGTCGCGTGCCCGACTTTCCCGACACGCCGCAGTAG
- a CDS encoding heavy metal translocating P-type ATPase encodes MFRDKFWWSLAFTVPTLIWGELLQQWLGYTAPIFPGSEYVSALFGTVVFVYGGRVFIEGAVREIRDRRPGMMTLISLAISVAFVYSAAVALGWPGMPLWWELATLVSIMLLGHWIEMRSISGARGALKELARLLPDSAIRLTDHGEEEVPIADLRPGDVVLVRPGSGIPADGRVGEGRSSVDESMITGESRPVDKAAGDAVVAGTVNGSGSLRVEITGTGAETALAGIMRLVEQAQTSRSRAQALADRAAAWLTWIALGSGALTFAAWLILGDSASFAVERLVTVLVVACPHALGLAIPLVVAISTTLGARNGLLVRDRRGLEEARGLDAVVFDKTGTLTRGEFGVVAVATIDEIGEAEALRLAAAVEADSEHTIARGIVREAEERGLTVPAAAGFEALPGHGVVATVEGRELRMGGPALLRRFDLVLSGSLEEAALESEDRGQTTVFLTEGSKVIAMFGLADRVRPESREAVDRLHAMGIEVVMLTGDAEPVARAVAGDLGIDTVFAEVLPEQKAETIRSLQSDGKRVAMVGDGVNDAPALVTADVGVAIGAGTDVAVEAGDIVLVRSDPRDLPRIVVLSRATYRKMVQNLWWAAGYNIVAIPLAAGVLAPVGILLHPAVGAVLMSLSTVVVALNAQLLRRTRL; translated from the coding sequence ATGTTTCGCGACAAGTTCTGGTGGAGCCTCGCCTTCACCGTTCCAACCCTGATCTGGGGCGAACTGCTCCAGCAGTGGCTCGGCTACACCGCACCGATCTTTCCCGGCTCGGAATACGTGTCGGCCCTGTTCGGAACGGTCGTGTTCGTGTACGGGGGGCGGGTCTTCATCGAGGGCGCGGTGCGGGAGATCCGGGACCGCAGACCTGGCATGATGACGCTGATCTCGCTCGCCATCTCGGTCGCCTTCGTCTACAGTGCCGCCGTGGCCCTCGGATGGCCCGGAATGCCGCTGTGGTGGGAGCTCGCGACGTTGGTGAGCATCATGCTTCTCGGCCACTGGATCGAGATGCGCTCGATCTCCGGTGCCCGGGGGGCACTGAAGGAGCTTGCCCGGCTGCTCCCTGACTCCGCGATACGCCTGACGGACCACGGTGAGGAAGAGGTGCCCATCGCCGACCTGCGACCGGGCGACGTGGTGCTCGTGAGACCAGGCTCCGGGATCCCCGCCGATGGTCGAGTAGGCGAGGGCCGGAGCAGCGTGGATGAGTCGATGATCACCGGGGAGTCGAGACCGGTCGACAAGGCAGCCGGCGATGCCGTGGTGGCGGGCACCGTGAACGGGTCGGGCTCACTTCGGGTCGAGATCACGGGGACCGGAGCCGAGACGGCGCTGGCCGGGATCATGCGGCTCGTGGAGCAGGCTCAGACGTCCCGCTCTCGTGCACAGGCCCTCGCCGACCGCGCGGCGGCCTGGCTCACCTGGATCGCCCTCGGCTCGGGGGCGCTGACGTTCGCGGCCTGGCTGATTCTCGGAGACAGTGCCTCTTTCGCAGTGGAGCGGCTCGTGACGGTTCTGGTCGTCGCCTGCCCCCACGCGCTGGGCTTGGCGATTCCTCTGGTCGTCGCGATCTCCACTACCCTCGGTGCCCGCAACGGCCTGCTGGTGAGAGATCGCCGGGGCCTCGAGGAGGCCCGCGGCCTCGACGCAGTCGTCTTCGACAAGACCGGAACGCTCACCCGGGGCGAGTTCGGCGTGGTGGCCGTGGCAACCATCGACGAGATCGGCGAAGCCGAAGCGCTGCGGTTGGCCGCCGCCGTGGAGGCGGACTCGGAACACACGATCGCCCGGGGCATCGTTCGAGAGGCGGAGGAGCGCGGCCTGACCGTTCCCGCCGCGGCCGGGTTCGAGGCCCTGCCTGGACACGGGGTGGTCGCCACCGTCGAAGGGCGGGAGCTCCGCATGGGCGGTCCCGCTCTGTTGCGAAGATTCGATCTCGTGCTGTCCGGTTCGCTGGAAGAGGCGGCGCTCGAGAGTGAGGACCGGGGTCAAACCACCGTCTTCCTCACCGAGGGGTCGAAGGTGATCGCGATGTTCGGCCTCGCCGACCGCGTACGACCCGAGTCGCGCGAAGCGGTGGACCGACTCCATGCGATGGGAATCGAGGTGGTGATGCTCACCGGTGACGCGGAGCCCGTGGCCCGCGCAGTCGCCGGTGATCTCGGGATCGACACGGTGTTCGCCGAGGTCCTGCCCGAGCAGAAGGCGGAGACGATCCGGTCGCTGCAGTCCGATGGAAAGCGAGTGGCCATGGTTGGTGACGGGGTGAACGATGCGCCCGCTCTCGTGACCGCCGACGTCGGCGTCGCCATCGGAGCGGGGACCGACGTGGCCGTCGAGGCGGGCGACATCGTGCTCGTGCGCAGCGACCCCCGAGACCTCCCACGCATCGTTGTGCTCAGTCGTGCTACCTATCGGAAGATGGTGCAGAACCTGTGGTGGGCCGCAGGCTACAACATCGTCGCGATTCCCCTCGCGGCCGGAGTCTTGGCCCCGGTCGGGATCCTGCTGCACCCGGCCGTCGGCGCGGTGCTGATGTCGCTGAGTACGGTAGTGGTGGCACTGAACGCGCAACTGCTCCGACGGACCCGCTTGTAA
- a CDS encoding copper resistance system multicopper oxidase — MKRDEPSRGLTRRRFLEVGAAAGAAATLQTVTPRSLSGGPAFGTRPAVLDGREAEVEISIQEVRWAVDGRERRAVTMNGSVPGPLLRLREGTEAVIHVRNELDEPTSVHWHGLILPNGMDGVPGLNFPGIAPGETFTYRFPVQQAGTYWFHSHSGFQEQIGHFAAMIIDPAGPEPDPADREHVVILSDWTFENPHRIMARLKKHPDYYNNQRRTLGDFFADVSEQGLGATLSDRLDWGGMRMMASDVSDITGSTYTYLVNGRGPDDNWTGLFTPGERMKLRFVNAAAASFFDVRIPGLPLTIVESNGQPVAPVEVDEFRMAIGETFDVIVEPGEDRAYTLFAEAMDRSGFARATLAPSEGMEAEIPPKRERALLTMADMGHGGHAGHDMGQMEPDDAMDHAGHDMPEPEPMDHSGHDMGAMADMEHGPALRAPGTLPDDQMHGPDEHGAANAGVAMMATSRLHEAGIGLGSDGWRVLRYTDLAAREVRPNFRAPDREIELHLTGNMERYMWSIDGVHFRDAEPIEVRFGERIRLTMINDTMMNHPMHLHGMWMELENGRGDRIPRVHTVNVKPAEKISLLFDADALGPWAFHCHVLYHMDAGMFRIVHVVDPTMADQSGRHGDVA, encoded by the coding sequence ATGAAACGAGACGAACCCTCCCGCGGCCTCACCCGTCGACGATTCCTCGAGGTCGGCGCGGCTGCCGGCGCCGCCGCGACCCTCCAGACGGTCACCCCCCGCTCGTTGTCCGGCGGGCCGGCGTTCGGAACACGCCCTGCGGTCCTGGACGGACGCGAGGCGGAGGTGGAGATCTCCATCCAGGAAGTGCGATGGGCGGTGGACGGCCGCGAGCGGCGGGCCGTGACCATGAATGGTTCGGTGCCGGGGCCGCTGCTCCGTCTGCGCGAGGGCACCGAGGCGGTGATTCACGTGCGCAACGAGTTGGATGAGCCCACCTCCGTGCACTGGCACGGGCTCATTCTTCCCAACGGCATGGACGGGGTGCCGGGGCTGAACTTCCCGGGAATCGCGCCCGGCGAGACCTTCACCTATCGGTTTCCCGTGCAGCAGGCCGGTACCTACTGGTTCCACAGCCACTCGGGATTCCAGGAGCAGATCGGGCACTTCGCGGCGATGATCATCGATCCGGCCGGTCCCGAACCGGATCCGGCCGATCGCGAGCATGTGGTGATCCTCTCGGATTGGACCTTCGAGAATCCCCACCGCATCATGGCCCGCCTGAAGAAGCACCCCGACTACTACAACAATCAGCGCCGCACGCTCGGCGATTTCTTCGCCGACGTGTCCGAGCAGGGGCTGGGAGCCACCCTCTCCGATCGCCTGGACTGGGGGGGCATGCGGATGATGGCTTCCGACGTCTCGGACATCACCGGCAGCACCTACACCTACCTGGTCAACGGTCGGGGACCCGACGACAACTGGACCGGCCTGTTCACCCCCGGAGAACGGATGAAGCTCCGGTTCGTCAATGCCGCGGCGGCGTCGTTCTTCGATGTGCGGATTCCGGGCCTGCCGCTGACCATCGTCGAGTCGAACGGACAGCCGGTGGCGCCGGTGGAGGTCGACGAGTTTCGCATGGCCATCGGGGAGACGTTCGACGTGATCGTCGAGCCCGGTGAGGACCGCGCCTATACCCTCTTCGCCGAAGCCATGGATCGAAGCGGATTCGCGCGGGCGACCCTCGCGCCCTCCGAAGGGATGGAGGCCGAAATCCCTCCGAAGCGCGAGCGGGCCCTTCTCACCATGGCCGACATGGGCCACGGCGGGCACGCGGGGCACGACATGGGGCAGATGGAGCCGGACGACGCCATGGACCACGCGGGTCACGACATGCCGGAGCCGGAGCCGATGGACCATTCCGGGCACGACATGGGCGCGATGGCGGACATGGAGCACGGACCCGCGCTGCGCGCGCCGGGCACCCTTCCGGACGATCAGATGCACGGCCCCGACGAGCACGGAGCGGCCAACGCCGGCGTCGCGATGATGGCCACCTCGCGGCTTCACGAAGCCGGGATCGGTCTGGGGTCCGACGGGTGGCGGGTGCTCCGGTATACCGACCTGGCGGCTCGCGAGGTGCGTCCGAACTTCCGGGCCCCGGACCGCGAGATCGAACTGCACCTCACGGGCAACATGGAGCGGTACATGTGGTCCATCGACGGCGTGCACTTCCGGGACGCCGAGCCCATCGAAGTGCGGTTCGGTGAGCGCATCCGGCTCACCATGATCAACGACACGATGATGAACCACCCGATGCATCTGCACGGCATGTGGATGGAGTTGGAGAACGGCCGAGGCGACCGCATTCCGAGGGTCCACACGGTCAACGTGAAACCCGCCGAGAAGATCTCGCTGCTCTTCGATGCCGATGCGCTGGGGCCGTGGGCCTTTCACTGCCACGTGCTCTATCACATGGACGCCGGAATGTTCAGGATCGTGCACGTGGTGGACCCCACCATGGCCGATCAGTCCGGACGCCATGGAGACGTCGCGTGA
- a CDS encoding copper resistance protein B — MSTSLLPTESAAQRPGADMPMMKPHLYTYVAFDELEWLATGDESVVEYDGEAWIGGDFHRLWVKAAGEQSTSESHGDVEFQGLYSRAITPFWNLQTGLRFDHRYGEGTGASRAHVALGLEGLAPYWFEVEAFVFLSDDADASARLEASYETLLTQRLIVESEFETNVALQDVPELGLGSGFTDVELGARMRYEFVREFAPYVGYSWSRKLGETADVIRAADGEVGGGALVIGLHVWY; from the coding sequence GTGAGTACCTCGCTCCTCCCGACCGAGTCGGCGGCTCAGCGTCCCGGCGCCGACATGCCGATGATGAAGCCGCACCTCTACACCTACGTGGCCTTCGATGAACTGGAGTGGTTGGCCACGGGCGACGAGAGCGTCGTCGAGTACGACGGCGAGGCGTGGATCGGCGGCGACTTCCATCGCCTGTGGGTGAAGGCCGCGGGGGAGCAATCCACCTCGGAGTCCCACGGCGATGTCGAATTCCAGGGCCTCTACAGCCGGGCCATCACCCCGTTCTGGAACCTCCAGACCGGGCTCCGTTTCGATCATCGATACGGCGAGGGCACCGGCGCTTCCCGGGCCCACGTCGCCCTGGGGCTCGAGGGGCTGGCCCCCTACTGGTTCGAGGTGGAGGCGTTCGTGTTTCTGAGCGACGATGCCGACGCGTCCGCCCGGCTCGAGGCGAGCTACGAAACCCTCCTGACGCAGCGGCTGATCGTGGAGTCGGAGTTCGAGACGAACGTGGCGCTTCAAGACGTGCCCGAGTTGGGTCTCGGGTCCGGGTTCACCGACGTCGAGCTCGGGGCTCGGATGCGGTACGAGTTCGTGCGCGAGTTCGCCCCGTACGTGGGCTACTCGTGGTCGCGGAAGCTGGGCGAGACCGCCGATGTGATCCGGGCCGCGGACGGGGAGGTCGGGGGCGGCGCCCTCGTGATCGGCCTGCACGTGTGGTATTGA
- a CDS encoding copper resistance CopC family protein: MTRARSSSRLGLLTLSGLLALATLGAATVPHFDLEKSSPEADAMVHEIEAVTLWFTEEPAEESVTVRLIDGSGEVVEGLSAAVDEEDATRYVMPTTDGLAAGTYTVSWRGMGGDGHVVRGEFNFTVMQH, translated from the coding sequence ATGACTCGTGCTCGCTCTTCTTCACGGCTGGGCCTCCTGACCCTGTCCGGGCTGCTCGCGCTCGCCACTCTCGGTGCCGCCACTGTCCCGCACTTCGACCTCGAGAAGTCCTCGCCCGAGGCGGACGCCATGGTCCACGAGATCGAGGCCGTGACGCTCTGGTTCACCGAAGAGCCCGCGGAGGAGTCGGTGACCGTTCGTCTGATCGACGGATCGGGCGAGGTCGTCGAGGGGTTGTCTGCCGCAGTGGACGAGGAGGACGCCACGAGGTACGTGATGCCCACCACCGACGGGTTGGCGGCCGGTACCTACACGGTGTCGTGGCGGGGGATGGGCGGCGACGGCCACGTCGTCCGGGGTGAATTCAACTTCACCGTGATGCAGCACTGA
- a CDS encoding CopD family protein: MALLSLVTNILLFGSLAIVVGVIAARWWVIPKNKVLLRTDAARIGTAGAGAWLIALVLVMTRQLLEFRDPFVPWTDDLSLLLGTSWGTSWKGAVAVGGVTLGAFIRARRGSRVAWGMATLSVLLSSVFPALTGHASGGDGARYTVPADVAHVLAMGSWVGTLAVVLLLDRARRRAGVAPAGVLDELIPRFSPLAMAGVAVLILSGTVGMWAHLDRPLALIETAYGRWLTLKLILVGGVLVLGAINFRRLLPRLDEEAGAVAMRRSASREVALALVVLAVTAILVRTPPG; this comes from the coding sequence GTGGCGCTCCTCAGTCTCGTCACGAACATCCTGCTCTTCGGGAGCCTCGCCATTGTCGTCGGCGTCATCGCGGCTCGCTGGTGGGTGATCCCGAAGAACAAGGTGCTCCTCCGAACCGACGCCGCCCGGATCGGAACGGCCGGTGCCGGAGCCTGGTTGATCGCTCTGGTGTTGGTGATGACGCGCCAGCTTCTGGAGTTCCGGGACCCCTTCGTGCCGTGGACCGACGATCTCTCGCTTCTGCTCGGTACTTCGTGGGGAACGAGTTGGAAGGGAGCCGTGGCCGTCGGAGGAGTGACGCTCGGCGCGTTCATCCGCGCCAGGCGGGGGAGTCGCGTCGCGTGGGGCATGGCGACCCTCTCCGTTCTTCTCTCGTCGGTCTTCCCCGCGTTGACGGGGCACGCGAGTGGTGGTGATGGGGCCCGCTACACGGTGCCCGCCGATGTCGCGCACGTTCTGGCGATGGGAAGCTGGGTGGGAACGCTGGCGGTCGTCCTGTTGCTCGACCGGGCTCGACGCCGGGCCGGAGTGGCTCCCGCCGGGGTCCTCGACGAACTGATCCCTCGTTTTTCGCCGCTGGCCATGGCGGGTGTGGCGGTGTTGATCCTGTCGGGGACGGTCGGCATGTGGGCGCATCTCGACCGTCCTCTGGCTCTGATCGAAACGGCCTACGGCCGGTGGCTTACGCTCAAGCTGATCCTGGTGGGGGGAGTGCTCGTCCTGGGCGCCATCAACTTCCGACGCCTGCTTCCGAGGCTGGACGAGGAAGCGGGTGCGGTGGCCATGCGACGTTCGGCCTCCAGGGAGGTGGCTCTGGCCCTCGTGGTTCTCGCCGTGACCGCGATCCTGGTCCGCACACCGCCGGGGTAG
- a CDS encoding heavy metal translocating P-type ATPase: protein METTTRIEIPVLLPDLPDDRDACVLRLLRDLSSRPGILDVHMAPGEAGPPLLCLHYDRNIVGLKEVERSAMAAGAALTARYGHAVLPIRAIDGEDAARRIEAGLRHLPGVLHASVSLPAQRARVEFDRGRTDETAVRRELDAMGYAPQTQPAPKRSGGGHTRGRGGLWARIIANKELSLSLGAGLLLGVAWAGQRWLELPGAAALALYAVAYALGAWDLVSHWGRALRKGNITFDIDLLMLVAAAGAAVLGEWAEGAFLLFLFSLAHALEHLALDRARGAIRALADLAPATARVLRDNQTIEVPVETVEAGEWVVVRPGERIPVDGDVRKGGSSVNQAPITGESVPVEKGEGDEVFAGTVNGDGALHVETTRAVGDRTLDRVVQLVEEAQTTKAPTERLTDRFERIFVPLVLLSAAVLAVLPAVAGWWSWDTSFYRSMALLVAASPCALAIGTPSAVLAGIAQAARNGVLIKGGVHLERLGGVAALAMDKTGTLTVGRPEVADVVAANGIEPDELLRVAAAVERNSQHPLAEAVVRRAEEKGLDLPAAGDLESLTGRGVRSRVGEETVEIGNLRLWDERGEDIPGSVRSEVDRLVEAGRSVMIVRHGDRWLGTIGVVDQPRPGVAEVLNAIRAQGIDTLVMMTGDNRGVAEAVAREVGIDEVMADLLPEDKVEGVKGLLTRYNGVAMVGDGVNDAPALATADVGIAMGGAGTAAALETADVALMGDELAGIPFVIGLSRRTRAIILQNLGISLGVIALLIVATTTGAFGIGPAVLVHEGSTLLVVGNALRLLRYRPPTTST, encoded by the coding sequence ATGGAGACCACCACCAGAATCGAGATCCCCGTGCTCCTCCCCGATCTTCCGGACGATCGGGATGCCTGCGTCCTCCGCCTGCTGCGCGACCTGAGTTCCAGACCGGGCATCCTCGACGTGCACATGGCCCCCGGGGAGGCGGGGCCCCCGCTCCTCTGCCTCCACTACGACAGAAACATTGTGGGACTGAAGGAGGTCGAACGGTCGGCCATGGCCGCCGGGGCGGCGCTGACGGCCCGGTATGGGCACGCCGTGCTCCCGATACGGGCCATCGACGGAGAGGACGCCGCGCGCCGGATCGAGGCAGGCCTCCGCCACCTACCCGGTGTGCTCCACGCCTCGGTGAGCCTCCCGGCGCAGCGCGCACGCGTGGAGTTCGACCGCGGGCGAACCGACGAGACGGCCGTCCGTCGGGAACTCGACGCCATGGGGTACGCGCCACAAACTCAGCCCGCACCGAAGAGATCTGGAGGAGGGCATACCCGAGGGCGCGGCGGGCTGTGGGCGCGGATCATCGCCAACAAGGAGCTTTCCCTGAGCCTGGGAGCGGGCCTCCTGCTCGGTGTGGCATGGGCCGGCCAACGCTGGCTGGAACTGCCGGGCGCGGCGGCGCTGGCCCTCTACGCGGTGGCCTACGCTCTGGGCGCATGGGACCTCGTGAGCCACTGGGGGCGCGCCCTCCGGAAGGGAAACATCACCTTCGACATCGACCTCCTCATGCTCGTCGCAGCGGCGGGGGCGGCAGTGTTGGGCGAGTGGGCCGAGGGTGCCTTTCTGCTCTTCCTCTTCTCCCTGGCTCACGCATTGGAGCACCTGGCTCTGGACCGGGCCAGAGGTGCGATCCGCGCGTTGGCCGACCTCGCACCGGCGACGGCCCGTGTGCTCCGAGACAACCAGACCATCGAGGTGCCGGTCGAGACCGTCGAGGCGGGAGAATGGGTGGTCGTACGCCCGGGCGAGCGGATCCCCGTCGACGGCGATGTCCGCAAGGGCGGCTCATCAGTCAATCAGGCTCCCATCACCGGCGAATCGGTGCCCGTCGAAAAGGGCGAAGGCGACGAAGTCTTCGCCGGTACGGTGAATGGCGACGGCGCCCTCCACGTGGAGACGACCAGAGCCGTCGGGGACCGCACTCTGGATCGGGTAGTCCAACTCGTCGAGGAGGCGCAGACCACGAAAGCGCCCACGGAGCGCCTCACGGATCGGTTCGAGCGGATCTTCGTGCCCCTCGTTCTTCTGTCGGCCGCGGTCCTCGCAGTCCTGCCCGCCGTAGCGGGGTGGTGGAGTTGGGACACCTCGTTCTACCGGTCCATGGCGCTCCTCGTGGCGGCCTCTCCCTGCGCACTCGCCATCGGGACTCCGTCGGCCGTTCTCGCCGGTATCGCCCAGGCCGCGCGGAACGGAGTTCTGATCAAGGGGGGCGTTCACCTCGAGCGACTGGGCGGAGTGGCCGCTCTCGCCATGGACAAGACCGGAACCCTCACCGTCGGGCGTCCCGAGGTGGCCGACGTGGTGGCGGCGAACGGCATCGAGCCCGATGAGCTGCTGCGGGTCGCCGCCGCCGTCGAGCGAAACTCCCAGCATCCGTTGGCAGAGGCGGTCGTGCGGCGGGCCGAGGAGAAGGGGTTGGATCTACCCGCAGCGGGCGATCTCGAGAGCCTCACCGGCCGAGGCGTCCGGTCGCGTGTGGGAGAAGAGACGGTGGAGATCGGGAACCTCCGCCTCTGGGATGAGCGGGGTGAAGACATTCCCGGGAGTGTTCGATCGGAGGTGGACCGCCTCGTTGAGGCCGGGCGAAGTGTGATGATCGTTCGCCACGGGGATCGGTGGCTTGGAACGATCGGTGTCGTCGATCAGCCGCGGCCGGGGGTGGCTGAAGTTCTGAACGCAATCCGAGCCCAGGGCATCGACACTCTCGTCATGATGACGGGCGACAACCGCGGCGTAGCCGAAGCCGTGGCCCGCGAAGTGGGGATCGACGAGGTCATGGCCGATCTCCTTCCTGAAGACAAGGTGGAGGGCGTGAAGGGACTCCTGACCCGCTACAACGGCGTTGCCATGGTGGGCGACGGCGTCAACGATGCGCCCGCACTGGCCACCGCCGATGTGGGCATTGCAATGGGGGGCGCCGGGACGGCGGCGGCGTTGGAGACCGCCGACGTGGCCCTCATGGGTGACGAACTGGCCGGGATCCCGTTCGTGATCGGGCTGTCGCGCCGGACCCGGGCCATCATCCTGCAGAACCTCGGGATCTCCCTCGGGGTCATCGCCCTGCTCATCGTGGCGACCACGACGGGCGCATTCGGCATCGGCCCCGCCGTACTCGTCCACGAGGGAAGCACCCTGCTCGTGGTGGGGAATGCGCTGCGACTGCTGCGGTATCGTCCGCCCACAACAAGCACCTGA